One Trachemys scripta elegans isolate TJP31775 chromosome 4, CAS_Tse_1.0, whole genome shotgun sequence genomic region harbors:
- the LMO2 gene encoding rhombotin-2, which produces MSSAIERKSLDPSEEPVDEVLQIPPSLLTCGGCQQNIGDRYFLKAIDQYWHEDCLSCDLCGCRLGEVGRRLYYKLGRKLCRRDYLRLFGQDGLCASCDKRIRAYEMTMRVKDKVYHLECFKCAACQKHFCVGDRYLLINSDIVCEQDIYEWTKINGMI; this is translated from the exons ATGTCATCAGCCATCGAGAGAAAAAGCCTCGATCCTTCCGA ggagccagtggatgaaGTGCTCCAAATCCCCCCTTCACTGCTGACATGTGGAGGTTGCCAGCAGAACATTGGGGACCGTTATTTCCTGAAAGCGATCGATCAGTATTGGCACGAGGACTGCCTCAGCTGTGACCTGTGTGGATGCAGGCTTGGAGAGGTGGGGAGACGATTGTACTATAAACTGGGCAGGAAACTCTGCAGGAGAGACTATCTCAG acTCTTTGGCCAAGATGGTCTTTGTGCTTCCTGTGACAAGCGAATCCGGGCCTATGAGATGACTATGCGAGTGAAGGACAAAGTATACCACCTGGAATGCTTCAAATGTGCTGCTTGCCAGAAACATTTTTGTGTTGGCGACAGATACCTCCTCATCAACTCAGACATAGTATGTGAGCAGGACATCTATGAGTGGACTAAGATAAATGGGATGATATAG